Genomic segment of Canis aureus isolate CA01 chromosome 16, VMU_Caureus_v.1.0, whole genome shotgun sequence:
CCAATCATGTGCCTACATAGTTTCTCTTCTTCTCTAGTCACCCAAAGGCTTCTGCTCCCAATGAATGAAAAGCACTTTTTGCTGTGTGGCATTCCTCAAGCAACCTTTCTGTGCTTCATTCCTTCATCTGTCCTAAATGAGTTATTAAACTCAGGCAGGCAAGTTATATTTGTTACATGTTACAATCCCTTGTCTCTTCCAGGCCCTGAACAAGCTCCTTTTAGAGGATAGATTATGTGGGTGACGCTGAGAAGACAAAGAGTGCTGGATCCCTCACAGAAGGAGCTATCAAGAGTCCCAAGAAGCATCCTGAAAACACCTGGGTGGACATAATAGATCATGTGCTTCCTACATGTCTGCCATAAAAGGCACATGAGGATCAgttaagaaatatgaaaattctTCAATATTATATACACTATTTGACTTGAGGACCAATCTAGGAGAGACAGTAACCTGGATGGGGTCCGGGGGCCAGACTGCGAGCAGGCTGCGTGGTTATTCCCAAGGCTGCCATGTGCAGCAATTGCAGATAAAAGAACACCCAGTGGTAGGGTCACATGGAAGCTAAAGGGCAGCGTCTGTGCTCCTTCCTAGACCAGGCACCTGTGGGATGTGTCTAGCCAGAAAGAGGCCTTTCTTCAAGTCACCAACAACACTTGTATCTTCCTGTTGGAAAATTCTGATTGCTATAATCTGCAAAAAGGCCACTAGTTTACTAGTCTCAACTATTTGCCTGCCTCTTAAGTTGACACAtgtcatgcacacacatgcaaacgAGCACGTCTGAATTCATTTAACTCTGATTCTCAGGCCTCAAGCTCAGATTCCTCAGCCTCTTGCTTGCATCCAGCCAGTTTTCTACAGCCCTCAACTTGAGGAAACTTGAAACCAGGCACCTAACCTGGATGCCAAAGGACTTGAATCAGCATTGAGTTAAGCACCTTTACCAACGTAATCTCATCCCATCTTTATTTAAAAGCTACAAAGTGGTCATTAttctccccactttacagattaagaaactgaggctcagacaggcCCCGTGACACACTGAATGGTAAGATTCAGGTAGAGGTTACAATTCAGATTGAAAACTAAAGCAATCTTTTTCAAACCCAAGATTTTTCTGGGGCttgctttgtattttctcttttcatcttttaaccatttttaaaattttaaacacacacccacacccacacacacacacacacacaccagtgtgTCACATTCTAAGCTTTAGCTAATTAGGGCCATCACCAACTTCATTTGTGCTGCCTCAGGAAGCCATGTCCTGTAGACACCAATATTTCTCTGCCGTGCTGAGCACgttttataaacatataaatcttATAAATCTGTCTTCGACGCAGAAGCTATACATTTTCCCTGATCTTCCTTAAATTTCTGACCTGTGCTTGTCCCTGTAtgtggaaaaatgagaaagaatgagaacacTACCTTGCATACTTGCCATGGGCTCAGATAAGAGCCTGGCCAGGCCAGGGCCAACCTGCTTGGCACCTGTCCATGTAAAGGTGTCAGCACAAGTTTTGCAATAACAAGGGACAGGCCACATCATGATCATATCTTCTTACAGTTTTAGCAGTTCTTGAAACTTTTGGCACTTCTTGTCTGATTTTCCTGTTTCGATGAGGAATGTGAGCAGTTGTGCGTGACGCAGTGACTCTTctctaaagcaaaacaaaacagaacaaagcatTTGACTGTAACTGTCCCCCATACTCCCCCAGCTTTAAGTATTATTCTTCACTCAGCCACTGAAGTGCTCCCAGGTGTTTTCAGGACGCTTCTTGAGCCTCTCGATAACTCCATCTGTAAGTGATTCAGCACTCCTTTGTCTCCTCAGAGCCACTCACAAAAAGCTGCCCTCTAAAAGGAGCTTGTATAGGAGCTGGAAGAGATAGGGGCTGCAACATACATCCaggaggaaacagagagagagtggccatgcaggcccacatcccttttccccacatcccTTTCATTGTTCTCCTGAGACCTCCCATCACACTCCATTCCCTGTGGTTCCTCCTCTCCTGTCAACCCCATGTTGTACTGGGACCTGGAATTCCATGgatcagagaggaagaagggttCCTGGAACAATGGAAGAGATTAACCCCTTTTGCCAAACAAAAAGTTGGTCCTTTACTACCCAACAGGACTTTTGGTGGAGCTCTCCAAGCTGGGAAAAACAGGAGCCCAGGTTACATCTGTCAAAGGCAGGAACAAAAGGACTGTAGGAGGCTGAGTGGGATGCTCCACTGAGAACAAATCACCTCAAAATTAGACTCTGAGAGCTCAGGAATCAATATTCAAGGTCAAAGGGATCAATAGCAATAAATAGTAAGGCTTATGTGTGAGCTGTGGCATTTACAAAGTACTTCCATACACAGAGACCGTCACACAGTCTGGAAGCTGGAGAAGCTGACAACTTGTTCAAAATAAGAACTCAAAGATTTTGCCTCCAAAACAATCCATAATTCTTCTATTGTAACTGTCATCCAGTGTGTCACACTGTCATCAGCAGGTGAGACCCATTGCCCAGCCCCATCACTGCTGACTTCACACAGAGGGCAGAGTGGGGTTAGGCGGCAGTCTCTGGGTTCTGATGCTGTTGCTTTCTTGCTATGGGAGCACAGTTTTCTGGGAAGGCCCGGCTCTGGAACGGTTGACCTCAGCAATGGTGGGCTGGGGTCTTATGGGAGGAGAAATTGACCCTAAACCTGGGAGAGCCCAGAGCTGACTGAAAGGAATTCTTAGTAAGAGatcttgttcattttctttccctccttctgtgtcactgctgaaagacaattaaaaaaaaaaaaaaaaaaagagttccagacctatttctttctcttcttattctaAGCAAGCAGCAGACATTCATTATTAATAAGTGACTTTCTACATTACTTTAATTGAGATCTGTATTGTAACCATGTTAATCACTTAAAGTTGATAAAACTATTATCTACTAATTCTTCTCTGGCAAAGTCAAAGATGGAGTCTTCTAGGGCATAGACTCTCAGAGCTACAGGAATGTCTATTCTCTGTTCTCTAGGAGTCTGCTCCCTGAGGACAAGTGGATTAGCACGTGACTAGAGCCTTTCAGAGACCTGGCACTACTCAGCACTGTCAGCCCTAACACAGGGAGAGGATGGCCCAGAGATGTCCGGGGTGGGAAGGGAGCTGAGCAAATGTTGAGGGCCTGTCTCCTCAGGTGTCCTCACGTATGCCTAAGTACATGGCCTGTAAGTTTGGGATAAAAGCTCTAGTTCCATTCTACCTCTCGCCTTGCCCTACCTTTTTTCATAGGTTGGTGTTCTAATTTCTACAAGAGTTCTTGTTCCTAATATCTCTCCATTCCAGAAACTGATTTAGAAAAGTAGGaatcaggaaaggaaaacaagagtCAGTCTCTTTTGTGAGCTGGGCCTTGCGTTCCTTCACTTGATTgttgtttgtgttcttttttaacACTGGTAAGTGTAGACACCACTGAATGCAATaatatgatagatagatgatcccaactacatacaaataaaaatggatggggggtgtacctgggtggctcagttgattaagcatctgactcttgatttcaggtcaggtcacaatctcagggtcgtgagatgcaGCCCTGGCATTTTCAGGCTCTGCaatgggcatggaacctgcttgagattctctctccctctgcccctcccaccctctaaaaattaaaaaaaaaaataggtagaacCAAAGCTCCAGGGCTcactaaaatacagaataaaccAGCCACAGTCCTCCACCAGCTGAAGCACACTGACACCTCAGTCAACTGAGCAGGGAAGGCACAGTCCAGCATAGAGCTCCAGCCCATGTCAGAGGACTAAGGAGCAGTCCCAGGATTCTGGGTGTGGAGGAGGGGATAGAAAGAGGAAGGTGAATCCAAGGCACCTGCCCCCATCCAGCCTAGCCAACCCTGCCACTTCTCATGACCACTAGATCCTCCACCCTCTGCTGTGCTCTCCTGCTTTCTACCTACATATTGTGTGTGTCTAAATTTATAATAGATTAATTAATATATTGTTACATATTTAATTatactaaatatttcatataatgtgtattaatatgtaattatattatatgacatgtatatgtatgcatatgatatatatgtgtgtgtacatgtacagTATGTACATGTTGTGTATATCTGTGTATAAGATATATTATACTACCTTAGTGcaattttttcttcaatttcaccCCAGATATTAGCTGGACTTCTTTCCTCAGAGATACAGGTTTGGACTCTGCCACTTCCATAGCTTTTGAAGATCTGAAGACCTcccaagaatttttcttttttttttctccaaagagaatttttctttttttaagattttatttatttattcatgagagacagagaggcagagacataggcagagggagaagcagactccctgcgaagagcctgatgtgggatccaatcccaggaccctaggatcaccacctgagccaaagccagacactcaacaattgagccacctaggtgcttcTCCCAAGAAAGTTTTTAATACCCAgccacactttttaaaaacatctgcCTTGGAAGCAATATACAAACCAAAAGATATAAGTGTCTTTGGCATCCAGCACCATGATTCTCTACCTGCTATGTTTCCATGCAGTGTGCAGTTTCTGCTTGAGACCCAAAAGCATCCCTCATGTTCCCTTCCAGCACTGCCTGAAACCACCTCTCCTGTGTGCACCCCAAGTGTGACTACTCTGTGATTCCTATGAACCCTGATTCCTTCTGCTAGGCTCACTCTTGTGTGCTTCTGTATATTTACTCAATTCATCCTCCTCAACATCCTGTAAAACACACTATTATTGTCACCCTactaaagatgagaaaatggagaagtATGGTGTTTGTTATTTGCAAGGTTATACCACTCTTAAAGAGCAGAACCAAGATCCAACCACACACAGACTTGTTCCAGAGTTACTTTCATCAGCTGAATATCATAGCTACTGACCAATAGTCCAAACCAGTGGAGTTGGATGTGTCAAagaataaccatttaaaaaaaaaaaagaataaccattTGCCTCTACATAGCATTTTGCAGATGGTTTTGCATTTGCTCTAAGggtttgcattttctaaattgCATCTGGGAGCCCCATAAGGAGGCATGAAGCTTGGAGAAGGGgagggacttgcccaagggcCAGAGCTGACAAGGAAGAGAGTCAAATTTGAGTACAGCATAGACTAGGAGCCATTACTGATTTCTTCTGGTCACAAAGGACAGGAGAAACCTGAGGCCAAGAGGGTCACATGAGCTCCCTCTGACCAAGTGATGCTGAGCTTAAGTAGAGTCCCAGCCATTCTGCATCTCAAAGACTCATTGCCTCTCTTACTGGGGCCAGGACATTTGCCCAGGACCTAGACAGCCTCTGTAGGGAAAGAAGACAATTAACAAGAagaatgaggcccaggtgagcagGGCTCACGCTGTCTATGAATCCAGGACTCCAGTGGAATGGCTTGTAGGCAACTGCTCTGTCCTGACAGCCCAGAACAACCTTGGGAGAGGGGACCATGGTATCCATTCGGTGCTTCAGACACACAATTTCACACAATGTAGATATCTTTGGTTAATTAATAAGCCAAAAAATTGTACATGTGTAAAGATCATGCTGTTCCCTCAATGCAGAAAGGAAGGGTCTTTTTGATGGAAACAAAATGGTCTTACTTCCAACTCTTTATTCACGCATGAGTCATTCCAAAGAATTTCCAACCCCAGCTTTATGTCAGATTGAAATGACATATCTCAATCTGTACAGAGCGCAGGGGGTTCAGGAGGTTCAGGGCTCACTAATTTGCTGGGTTTCACAATATTTCATCTTATCTTCCTATCAGAAGAAATGTTGAGCAtatgtttatttatctttatgcACTATTATATGCActtataatgtgtatatatgccaCCACTGTAAAATTTATGTGATATAAAATATACAGTGTAAGCtactaataaaaatttttaaaggaataagtaATCTAGGATAAAACTTTTTCAAttatatttgctgttctttttacATAAGCATAAACACTTGCCCTCCCCAAAATATCATGATTGAATGAAATGAAAGGTAATACCAACATTAATAATACTTTAGTGAGAGGAATGTAATTTATAATACACTGACTTGATAGTCTGGACCTGagttgatttaattctttttttgccaagctctgtgatGAAGTATATTATGAAATTTGTAAGCACAAACATCATTACTTGATTTGGATGGTGAAGAAAACCTCTCCAATATACAAAGATAGAAGTCGAGGAAGATAGTTGTTGGCTGAGTGCGTTTTTTCCAGTTCTTGCTAGGTTACAGTATTTTCATGTTGTCAAGAGGTATGGCCTTACTTTCAAGATTCATTTGCCCCTGATGAGGTCCCATTTCTGTAGTTCTCTTGCCTATTCCCTCTGAAGAGCTAGACAGAAAATTTTTGTAGATACTGTCATGTGGATTTGCCATTTGTTTCACTACCAACTTCCCCACGCACAAGAAATCCACATCAACAGGTGGGTGATGTCTGACGGAGACTCCTTTTGAAGGAAGTCACATGATCCCTTCATCTGGTAAAAGAACACCACTTACATTTTATTGATACAAGACATCCAGTTTGgggatgaatgaacaaagaaggaCAAATGATATTTGTGCAAGAATAAGAGTTTATTAGGAAGTTAACAAGGGATCCTTACTGTATCTCCAAAGACCAAAAGAGTgacaaggaagattttttttcccaattatgTTCAGTTTTATAGCCTGCCTTTTGGCTCCATTACACTTTCATGTGATTATTTTGAAATCacatttaaataagtatttgttcAAGCAGAACATGTTATGCAAGTGTGTAATTGTGATAATAGATATTGCCCAATCCTGCTGTAGATTTCTCTATGTGCTCAGAAGACAGAAGAAGCTGATAAGTAGACTTTGCATTCTAAAGGATCCAGCCAGGAAATTCAGTGAAAGGCAGAGTTGACACTTAGAAGCTGGTACTGGTAGAAATTCTTCCTTTGTCCAAAGTGTGGTCACCTTAGGAGATGCTTGTATTAAGTAGAGTTGAGATGTGACTTTGGaacccttctcctcctcctggcaCCAGGGCCACTACCGCACAAAGGTGTTGCAAGGTCCACACCAAGCACGTTGGGCACAAGGATTGGAGACACAAGGCCCTATGGGCTTGTCACATGCATTGGTTGTGGCACATGGGTTGCAGGGAAGCCTGCAGACAGAAGACCATGGGTGCAAGTTAGAGGAAAATGAACTGAACAGATAGGAAAATATTAAGTGTACTTTGTGTAAGAATATAACACTTCCCCAGACTACCTCCGACCAAAAGCTCGAAATTATTGATTTGTTTCCATTGAGATGACTTTTCATTCCCACAGCAACCTCATGCACCCCCAAGGGGAACAGTACTAGCTTCCCACTCACTTGCAGTCCTCACTCTCCAGCAGACCCCGGTATGTGTTGATCTCACACTCCAGCCGGGCCTTGACGTCCAGCAGCACCTGGTACTCCTGGTTCTGCCGCTCCAGGTCACACCTGATCTCAGCAAGCTGGGACTCCACGTTGGTGATCATGCACTGCACCTGGTTCAGCTGAGAGCTGTAGCGTGCCTCAGTCTCTGTCAGCGTGTTCTCCAGGGAGTCCCTCTGTGTGGGGAAGACAAAGAATATCACAGAGTCACTCCCCAGAGGGCTTCCCCATGGGGTTTCAGAGAAGTCACAGGCTTCACGGGTTCAGGAAATCATGGGCGTTACCCTGAACAACACCCACCAGGTtgtgctgggcctggagctcGATCTCCAAGGCGTTGACCGTGCGTCTCAGCTCGATGATCTCTGCCTGGCAGGACTGCAGCTGCTCCGAGCTGGACACCACCTGCTTGTTCAGCTCCTCAGTCTGAAATAGCACAGGGGAGAAGACAGGGTCGGACCTTGCCTCAAGGGTCCCGAGGGGCCAAGGGTCCTGAGTGGCCACGTGCTGAGATGCCCACCTGGGTGGTGAACCATTCCTCCACGTCCCTGCGAttggtctccaccagggcctcatacTGACTCCTGGTCTCGTTGAGCACACGGTTCAGGTCCACTGTGGGGGCAGCATCCACCTCCACATTGAGGCGGTCTCCAATCTGGCAGCGCAAGATGTTGACTtcctgagggaggaaggggaagatgcGAAGTATCACAGAGTGTTCGGATGCTCTCTTATAAAAGCACAGATCAGCTTGTAATCATTCTTAAGCTTTCAAAGCTCTGTTCCATCAGATCCTCTTATAACTGTGTTCTATAATCAGTGACCAACCTGTGTATTTCACTTTGCAAAGTGCTTTCACACCCATGAACTTCTTTCCACCCCTGTGGAAAAGTACCCCTGGAGTACTCCTCCTCATTTAAGGCAGCGATTTGGCCTCCATGCTGAGATGTGATAGAACACTGTGAGCCCCAAGCACCTAGTTCAGTGTTTTTGCTCATATACCACAGAGGTTCTTAGGTTTGATTCTTAACCACAGTTAATAAAAAGGTTAGAGTCTGGctaaagaggaaataaagtatGCTTACTTCGGAACCTACCATCTGGGATGAAATAGACCTAACTGGTGACTTGTCAATTCTATCAACCTAGATTTTGCTGAAGGAAATAAGTATCTGTTCACTTCCCTGCTATTCTCTTAACAGAGCCAGCATAACTTGATACTTGGACTTAGGTAACATCAGGCTTAAATTGAGAACCATCTCTACCACTTACTATATGGCTTCTAGAAGCTTCTAGAAACCTCaagttcttcatctgtaaaatgagaactaCCTTTGGAGTTCCAAAGCACTTAGCATAGCGTTTGGCACACAGTAAGCTCTTAACTAATATTAACTATCACTATTTACATTTGGTATTTAAAGTTTGCACAAAATGTCCGTCTTCTTTGTCAACTGACAAAACAGTGACAGTGAACATTTTGCTCAACATTTCCTCTAGGCAACactggaggagaaggaagagagttgATTTTGTTTCCAGCTGAGCCCTCTCTGCTGGGTGGCTGTCCTGGCCTCTCCAGTTGCTAAATGGCGTATTGGGATACAAGATCTCTACAGCCTGGTATGCTCTGACCTGGGAGTGGAAGAAGCTGTGGGCACTGCCTGGTTGCTGGCCTTTCCTCATTGAAATTGGCCATTCCTTGCCAATTTCCTTTACTCTCATTCCTACCTCTGGCAGAAACATCCTAATCTCATATCACAGGCTTTAGATTGCTCATTCTCTACAAATCCCTTTTTGTTTAGAGGACAGATTCCTCAGTTAGTTGAGTCCCTCCCACAGCCCATGGCAGTTGGAAACAGGCCTTGGCGAGTTTGAGCCTGTTGTTCTTTGGGGAACTTCACCTGCTCATGGTTCTGCTTGAGACTCAGCAGCTCCTCCTTCAGGGACTCCACCTGGGCCTCCAGGTCGGACTTGCACAGGGTCAGCTCATCCAGGATCCTGCGCAGGCCATTGATGTCCGACTCCACCAGCTGCCGCAAGCCCACCTCTGTCTCGTACCTGCGATACAGGGGCATCAGGGACCCACCAGACAGGAATGGGCCTGGCCCTGActctggtttggtttggtttgtcaCATAACTGGAAGTTGGAGCTTGCAGTCTCTACAGCCTTctcttacatttagatttttaacaCTGAGCAGTAATTCCTAGAGGAAAATGCTCTGGtaattattttttgataaataagGAACCAGTAGATTTAGAGAATAAAAGTCCATAAACTGTGAGATTTCCAAAATTAATAAACTTCTCACATTCACCTGACTGCATTATGTGCATAGCAGAGCacggtggtgggggtgggagtgaggcaTGACTTCTACACTAGTTTGGGGATCTCATCTTACAGAGAAGCAGCAGTAGGGGAGGGGTCTGAATCTGGAGAAGAGATCTCTGAGCTCTACTGAGCAGTGACTCTGTGGATCCTGGGGGAAAAATCTAAGGAAAAGCTTTTTCAATGTTTTGTCAGTGTTGAGGACACactaaagggaaagaaagaagagagaggacacCCCACTTGCCCACTCACTTGGTCCTGAAGTCATCTGAGGCCAACTTGGCATTGTCGATCTGCACCACCAGCCTGGCATTCTCTGACTTGTTACACAAGATCTAGAACCCAAAACGATCTGGAATGAGCTTGGTTACTTTTAACCAACAGCAATTCCTACTAATTTTCTTACCTGGAAGGAACAGAATGAGAAATCACAGTGGATCTTATATGAGATTATTAAATGCTATCTATGTGCAaaatgtactcaataaatatttgaaaaatcaaatttgGATAAAAAGAATACTGAAATGTGCAACCAAAAGTATCAGGAAATAcataatctttttctttcctaataagCAATACTAAAAGGCTGATAATaataacatctatttttaaaaacctaccatagctccgcactgagcatggaccttgcttaagattctctctctccctctccctctgcctcaccacCGCCCCCCAGCCCTGCTAGCCTAcacatgctcactctttctccctaaaaacaaaacaaaacagaactaccataaaTCTGGCCTGGTTCTAGGAGCTGAAGAtacaaaaaaatgagtaaatgctCCCCTCAAGAAACTTCTAGCCCAGGGAGGAAGATAAATATGTAACTGGCTTTTGGAGGGGCTGGGTCAGGGAAGCAGCCATGCCTTCCCAGCCATCCTGGGTGGCTTGGTACCATTTCCTCCTATGTGGTTTCTACTCTTTCTGATTTTTGTCAACCATTTTTATGCCCTCACTAGACACTGAACACCAAGAGAAGTTCAGAGGTATCCAGGTCAGGTAAATTAGGAACCCAGAAGAAACGACAACAAGAAGTCAGAATAGTCAAAAGTCCAGATGGGAAACAGAGAAATTTGTCCAATTCTTACAAAAGATTCTGCTTCCTCAGCTTCTTTCTGGGGCTCAGTCCTTTTCTCTTACCTCAGGGTAATAAATCTGGAGCTTGGCAATGCATGGAAACATTTGGAGGCAGCTTTTAATTACAGCTTATTTATGCAAAGTGCTGCTACCTGCACATAGACTAGCAGTATGCAAATATTCAGGCGTAACAGTCCTGAGCCT
This window contains:
- the LOC144285351 gene encoding keratin, type I cuticular Ha3-I: MPYNCCLPNLSCRSTCSSRPCVPPSCHTCTLPGACNIPANVGNCGWFCEGSFNGSEKETMQFLNDRLASYLEKVRQLERENAELESRIREWCQQQVPFVCPSYQSYFRTIEELQQKILCNKSENARLVVQIDNAKLASDDFRTKYETEVGLRQLVESDINGLRRILDELTLCKSDLEAQVESLKEELLSLKQNHEQEVNILRCQIGDRLNVEVDAAPTVDLNRVLNETRSQYEALVETNRRDVEEWFTTQTEELNKQVVSSSEQLQSCQAEIIELRRTVNALEIELQAQHNLRDSLENTLTETEARYSSQLNQVQCMITNVESQLAEIRCDLERQNQEYQVLLDVKARLECEINTYRGLLESEDCKLPCNPCATTNACDKPIGPCVSNPCAQRAWCGPCNTFVR